ACGTGTACAAGATTCCTGGAAGGGATGGTCCTGAATTCCCGAGGGAGGTCGTTCTGAATCATCGCAAGCAAGTGCGCAAGGGGGTTCCGATCTCTGGACTGTTGCTCGGCGTTGGGTACAAACCAATCCCGAAAAAATACCCTCACGGAACTATGGTGGACGCCAGGCTCTGCGTGACTGATGAGCTGGGCAACCGCTCCACCGCATTAGTGTCCTTCTGGGTGGATCGCGCCGTTGAACTGATCTCGAAGAACAAAACCTCGAGGCGCTCTTTACCTTGCCTCTTTGATGGCAACGAGCTGCGTTCCAGGCTCGACGAACCGCCTACGACAGAGGCACGAGGGAGCAAGGCCGACAGCAAGGATAGGTGAGACCGCGCGCTTCCTCGTTGTCAGTTGTTACATTATGAGAATATCTTTTGGATAATCAGAAGAGTCCGTATGCCGTGCTTCAACAGCGAGGGTTCTGGACCGTTGGAGAAAAGTGCCGCCAATTCGCGAGACTTGGAAGCGCGCACGAGGAGAGAATCGGAAGTGCAGACTCGCTGGCGGAGGACTGAGTCTCGAGCGAACCCTTCTCTGCACCCCAAGTGCCGGGCAGAGAGCTGGAGAGGTGGACCCGGCACTAAAGAGCGCCACTTCAAAATCCTCCAGAAGTCTTGAGAGCGGCGCTGTCAACAAGTTTGTCGAGGATAAGAAACTTCGTGCCGTGAGTCGAAGGATCACAGCGCTGCCATGTTACCCAGGAATTCGCTATTGGCCTTGGTCTTGCCCAGCTTGTCGATGAGCAATTCCATGGCCTCCACGGGCGAGAGCGGGTTCAGCACCTTGCGCAGCACCCAGATGCGCGCCAGGTCGTCCTTGGCGATGAGCAGCTCTTCCTTCCGGGTGCCGGAACGCTGGATGTCGATAGCCGGAAACACACGCCGGTCCACCAGCTTCCGCTCCAGAATAATCTCCATGTTGCCCGTGCCCTTGAACTCTTCGAAAATCACGTCGTCCATGCGCGAGCCGGTGTCGACCAGGGCCGTGGCCACGATCGTGAGTGAGCCTCCCTCTTCGATGTTGCGCGCCGAGCCGAAGAAGCGCTTGGGGCGTTGCAGGGCGTTGGAGTCCACGCCGCCCGACAGGATCTTTCCCGATGGCGGCACCACTGTGTTGTAGGCGCGCGCCAGGCGGGTGATGGAATCGAGCAGGATGACCACGTCTTTCCTGTGCTCGACCAGCCGCTTGGCCTTTTCGATGACCATCTCGGCCACCTGCACGTGGCGGGCGGCCGGCTCATCGAAGGTAGAGGAGATGACCTCGCCCTTCACCGACCGTTGCATATCGGTGACTTCTTCAGGGCGCTCGTCGATGAGCAGCACGATCAAAACGACCTCGGGATGATTCGACGTGATGGAGTTGGCGATGTTCTGCAGCAGCATGGTCTTGCCGGCGCGGGGCGGCGAAACGATGAGCCCGCGCTGCCCCTTGCCGATAGGCGTGAGCAGATCCATCACTCGCGCGCAGATGTTGTCTTTCGCCGTCTCCAGCTTCACGCGCTGTTGCGGATAGAGTGGCGTCAGGTTGTCGAACAGGACCTTGTTGCGGGCTTCCTCCGGCGACTCGAAGTTCACCGCTTCGATCTTCACCAGTGCGAAGTATTTCTCGCCCTCGTGGGGTGGGCGCACCTGGCCGCTGATGGTGTCGCCGGTGCGCAGGTCGAACTTGCGGATCTGCGACGGCGAGACGTAGATGTCGTCGGGGCCGGGCAGGTAGTTGTAGTCGGGCGAACGCAGGAATCCGTAGCCGTCGGGCAGGATTTCCAACACTCCCTCGGCGAAGATATGCCCTTCTTTCTCGCTCTGCGCTTGCAGGATTTTGAAGATCAGGTCCTGCTTGCGCAGGCCGCCGGCGCCGGGAAGCTCCAGGCCGCGCGCAATCTGGCTGAGTTCCTGGATGTTCTTTTCTTTCAGTTCAGCAATGGTCATGATCCCCTACGAGGTTCGGGTCTTCAGGAAGGAAGAGTGGAAAACGGGAAGCTTGCGAAGAGGAAGAACGTGCGGCGCGCGGCGGGTTACGCCGCGCGACGCTCCGCTCCGGGATGGTTTTCCGGCCAGGCCATCACCCGCTCGGCGGCAGGCGCATCCGCCAGGCGGCCCAGCACTTCATTCATGGTTTCCTGCACGCGAGTGGCAGGACGATGGAACCGACGAGTCGCTTTCGACGCCAACTGGCACAGGACGTACCGGTTGTTCACCGTGCGCAGCGCGTCGTAAACCAGATCAGAACGCATAATAGGTGGGACCTCCTCTCACTCCTTGATGTTCTGACAGCTTGTCTTGAGAACCCTTGGCTGGAGGGCTGACTTTCGTCAATCCTTCCCCGCACCGATACCCATAATCCTCTGTCGCCCAATTAGATGGGGGAACCTCGCCAAAAGTTGCTGTTTGGAGGAACATCTTGGCTCCCCTCCCGGAAATCTTGAACTGAAAACCACCTGGGGAACCAGAGCTTTGGAGAGCTAGCTTAGGGCCATTGGCGAAGCCCGGTCAAGCTTTTTCTTTGACCCGTAACTTATTCATTCTAAAAACAGTTTAAGGCAGCACACGCTCCCACCTGACTTTTCGAACTCGGAGGTAGGCACGCGTATTGCCGTAAGCCCTTCTTTCTCAAGGGCTACCTGAAGACCCGGAGTTAACTCCGGGGTAATAAATCGCTCGTGAGCAGATACTCCATTACAAACAAACCGCAAGGCTTCTTGCAGGCTAACCTCGTGTACCCTCAACGCGTTTCGGCGGATTGCCTCCAGGGCCGGCGGTGTGAATGCTCCCGGGTAGATAAGGATGGAGCCGGGCGCCAGGGGAGCCAGGCACGTATCAAGGTGGTAGAAGCGTGGGTCGGAGAGCTCGAGCGGGACGACCTCGATGCCCAACTCGGCCAGGGCTGACTTGAACTTTTCCACACCACCGCGCGTGGAGCGGACGCCGTAGCCGGCCCAGACGCGTGAGAAGTCGGGATCCCAGAGAAGGTCACCATGGCCCTCGAGGTAGTCGTCACCGTAATTGAGTTCGATCACGCGGTAGCCCCGAGCCCGGAACCAATCGGTGTAGTACGGCACTTCGCGTTGGCGCGAGGGATATCGCATGCGGCTGGGCACAATGAACGGACCGAGCGACTTGTGGGTCCCTACGAATACCTGGTTATTGGAAAAGACCATATCCTCCAGGCCAGGAACCGGCGCAATGGTTTCGAGCGTGAAGCCGGCGCCGGCAAACGCGCTACGTACTCCCTCCCATTGCTGTTTTGCCAACTCTTTGTCCACCGGAGCAGCGTTCTCCATGAAGGGATTCTTCACGTCCCGAACCTCAAAATACGTGGGCGGACAGAAAAGCACGCGGTTCATTGGACATTCCCCGTCGACGGAATGGCTGGCGACGCGGCGTGATAGCCGGCCAAGACCGGATGCCGCAGCCCGTCCCGCCGGATGAAATGAATCACCAAGAGATAGAGCAAGCCCCCGATGAGTTGCGCGCCGACGGCCGCATGCATGCCCGCCAGCAGCCCGTAACGGTCTGCGATGAGGCCCACCACCCAGGGGGCCAGTGCGGGCGCGGAAAAATTCACCAGAAAGTAGGTCACACCGACCGCGGTGGCGTGAGCGCGCTCCGGTACCAGGTCGTGGATGATGGCAATCACCGGTCCGTGATACCAGCTCATAAAGAATGTAGCCGCGAAGAACAGGCCGAGAAACATCACTTTGTCCTCGGCGTGCAACCCGCCCAGAACCAGCGGCGTGGCCAACAGGAAACCGGCCAAGACGACCGCCACGCGGCCCCACGGCCAGATTCGCGCAAAGCGATCCGCGAGCCAGGCGCCGGTCATTACACCGAGCACTCCAGCCACCACCACGATGGTGCCCAAGCTCACGCCCGCCTGACTCAAGGTGAATCCTTTGTCCCGGCGAACGAATTCCGTACCCCAGGTGACATAGGCTTGGGCGGCAAAGGTGACGAACCAGCCGCTCACCAACAAGGTGACGTAGGCCGGTACGCGCAACAGATGTCGCAAGGGAACGGTCTCGGCGCGCGGCGGCCGCGGGACTTCCGGCACGCGATACATGGCTGCGGCCAACACCAGCCCGGGCAAGCCCACCAGGAAGAACGCCGGCCGCCAGCCCATGCGGTCGGCGATCAGTCCGCCCACTGCCAGTCCGGCCGCGCCGCCGATGAACATTCCCACGTTGAAAAACCCCTGCACGCGGGCCCGCATTTCCGGCGGGAACGCTCCTGTGAGCATAGCGGTTCCGGCGGGACCATAGGCGGCCTCGCCCACCCCCACCAGAGCGCGTGCCGCCAGCAAGGAACGGAACGATCCCGCCAGGCCGCTCAGGAAGGTGGCCCCGCTCCAGAACAGCACGCCCAGGGTCATGATGCGGGGGCGCGAGACGCGGTCCGCGGCATATCCCAACAGTACGTTGAGGGGCGCGTGCACCAGAGTGAAGACGGTGCCCAGCAGTCCCAACTGCTGGTCGCTGAGCAGGAATTCATCTTTGATGGGTCCGAAGAGCGGGAAGACGATCTGCCGGTCGATGTAGTTGACGAAGTTCAGCAGCGTGAGAACCAGCAGAAT
The DNA window shown above is from Terriglobales bacterium and carries:
- the rho gene encoding transcription termination factor Rho, translating into MTIAELKEKNIQELSQIARGLELPGAGGLRKQDLIFKILQAQSEKEGHIFAEGVLEILPDGYGFLRSPDYNYLPGPDDIYVSPSQIRKFDLRTGDTISGQVRPPHEGEKYFALVKIEAVNFESPEEARNKVLFDNLTPLYPQQRVKLETAKDNICARVMDLLTPIGKGQRGLIVSPPRAGKTMLLQNIANSITSNHPEVVLIVLLIDERPEEVTDMQRSVKGEVISSTFDEPAARHVQVAEMVIEKAKRLVEHRKDVVILLDSITRLARAYNTVVPPSGKILSGGVDSNALQRPKRFFGSARNIEEGGSLTIVATALVDTGSRMDDVIFEEFKGTGNMEIILERKLVDRRVFPAIDIQRSGTRKEELLIAKDDLARIWVLRKVLNPLSPVEAMELLIDKLGKTKANSEFLGNMAAL
- a CDS encoding arginine deiminase-related protein — protein: MKNPFMENAAPVDKELAKQQWEGVRSAFAGAGFTLETIAPVPGLEDMVFSNNQVFVGTHKSLGPFIVPSRMRYPSRQREVPYYTDWFRARGYRVIELNYGDDYLEGHGDLLWDPDFSRVWAGYGVRSTRGGVEKFKSALAELGIEVVPLELSDPRFYHLDTCLAPLAPGSILIYPGAFTPPALEAIRRNALRVHEVSLQEALRFVCNGVSAHERFITPELTPGLQVALEKEGLTAIRVPTSEFEKSGGSVCCLKLFLE
- a CDS encoding MFS transporter → MPYSSQQVRILLVLTLLNFVNYIDRQIVFPLFGPIKDEFLLSDQQLGLLGTVFTLVHAPLNVLLGYAADRVSRPRIMTLGVLFWSGATFLSGLAGSFRSLLAARALVGVGEAAYGPAGTAMLTGAFPPEMRARVQGFFNVGMFIGGAAGLAVGGLIADRMGWRPAFFLVGLPGLVLAAAMYRVPEVPRPPRAETVPLRHLLRVPAYVTLLVSGWFVTFAAQAYVTWGTEFVRRDKGFTLSQAGVSLGTIVVVAGVLGVMTGAWLADRFARIWPWGRVAVVLAGFLLATPLVLGGLHAEDKVMFLGLFFAATFFMSWYHGPVIAIIHDLVPERAHATAVGVTYFLVNFSAPALAPWVVGLIADRYGLLAGMHAAVGAQLIGGLLYLLVIHFIRRDGLRHPVLAGYHAASPAIPSTGNVQ